The Gammaproteobacteria bacterium genome includes the window CCATCCATACCGGGCATGCTCCAATCGGTTATCAGGAAGTCGAAATTTCCCGCTTTAAGCATTGGCAATGCGGTTTCTCCATCGTCGGCTTCGGCGGTATAGTTAAAACCAAGCTCACGCAGCAAGTTCTTGAGTATGCTGCGCATGGCTGAAAAATCTTCAACGATAAGAATGTTGATATCCTTATTCATCCGCTTTCCAGTCAGACATGCGCGCTTTCACACGCAATAATGCCTGGCCATGCAGCTGGCATATCCTGGATTCCGTGACGTCGAGAATCTCGCCGATTTCACGAAAATTAAGTTCGTCGTCATAGTACAGCGACATCACCAGTTGTTCCTTTTCAGGCAACTGGCGAATACTTTCGGCGAGTTGCTTCTGATACTCGGCCTGGCTGAATGCCTCTTCGGGAGTGAACACAGACGAACTGGGAAGCGAGGCATCCGATGTGTTTTCCTCGAGGGTGTCGATACTGTAAATACGCGCTGACGATGAGTCGATTAAAATCTGGTGGTACTCACCCAGGCTGATTCCGAGGGCCAATGCGACGTCGGCATCTTTCGCATCTTCCCCGGTCTCGTTCTCTATTTTTCGAATGGCTTCGGAAACTGAACGAAACTTGCGATGCACCGAGCGCGGAGTCCAGTCGGAGCGGCGAATTTCGTCAATCATCGAACCACGAATACGAATCCCGGCAAAGGTTTCAAAACTGGCACCCATCTCGGCGTCAAAATTACTGGCCGCTTCGAGCAAACCCACCATTCCCGCCTGGATCAGGTCATCGATCTGCACCGTCGGGGGTAGCCGGTTTAACAGGTGATAGGCAATTCTTTTGACGAGCGATGCATGGCGAACGATCTGGTCTTTTTCGTCCAGATTTTCCACCTCCGCATACATCGCGTGCCCATTCACAGGCGATCTTCCTGCGCACTGAAATTGACCAGGCGCTCGATAAAGAACTCAAGATGCCCCTCCATGCTGCTCGGGGTGGGCCATTGCTGGGTTTTCTTCGCAATCTGCTTGAAGGCCAACGCGGATGGGCTGCGCGGAAAGGCCTCAACCACTGATTTCTGTTTTTGCACCGCTTTCTTTAAACAATCGTCGTAAGGGACACTGCCTATAAAGTCGAGCGTTACGTCGAGAAACTTCTGCGAAACCCTTGCCAGCTTGTTAAACAGTTCACGTCCCTGCTGAGTGTCATGCGCCTGGTTTGCCAACACGTGAAAACGCTCGACGCCGTAGTCACGATTCATGACCTTGACCATCGCGTAAGCATCGGTTATCGAAGCCGGTTCGTCGCAAACCACGACAATCACCTCGCGCGCCGCGCGCGTATAGCTGACAACACTGTCCGAAAGGCCGGCCGCGGTATCGATCAACAGGGTATCTACCGGTTCGGTCAAGTCGGAGAACGAGCGGATCACGCCGGCGTTCTGGGCGGGTGTGAGATCTGACATCGCCGCGATTCCGGAGGAAGCCGGAACAATCTTGATTCCGGCCGGCCCCTCGACGATGGTTTCCTCGAGCGAGCACTCGCCGTTAATGACATGGGAAAGATTGAGCCCCGGGTTTAAACCCAGCAGCACGTCGATATTGGCGAGGCCCATATCGGCGTCCATGATCATCACCTTCTCCCCACTTTGCGCCAGTGTCACTGCAAGGTTGACGGTGACATTACTCTTACCGACACCACCCTTGCCACTGGTCACCGCGATCACGCGCACCGGGTGCTGTTCTTTCATCTGTCTGATACCTTGAGCCTGATCCATTTTTAATCCTATGCCTGGTTCTTGTTTATGATGTGGTTGTAACGCATCGCCAACGC containing:
- a CDS encoding RNA polymerase sigma factor FliA encodes the protein MYAEVENLDEKDQIVRHASLVKRIAYHLLNRLPPTVQIDDLIQAGMVGLLEAASNFDAEMGASFETFAGIRIRGSMIDEIRRSDWTPRSVHRKFRSVSEAIRKIENETGEDAKDADVALALGISLGEYHQILIDSSSARIYSIDTLEENTSDASLPSSSVFTPEEAFSQAEYQKQLAESIRQLPEKEQLVMSLYYDDELNFREIGEILDVTESRICQLHGQALLRVKARMSDWKADE
- a CDS encoding MinD/ParA family protein; protein product: MRQMKEQHPVRVIAVTSGKGGVGKSNVTVNLAVTLAQSGEKVMIMDADMGLANIDVLLGLNPGLNLSHVINGECSLEETIVEGPAGIKIVPASSGIAAMSDLTPAQNAGVIRSFSDLTEPVDTLLIDTAAGLSDSVVSYTRAAREVIVVVCDEPASITDAYAMVKVMNRDYGVERFHVLANQAHDTQQGRELFNKLARVSQKFLDVTLDFIGSVPYDDCLKKAVQKQKSVVEAFPRSPSALAFKQIAKKTQQWPTPSSMEGHLEFFIERLVNFSAQEDRL